A region from the Drosophila ananassae strain 14024-0371.13 chromosome 2L, ASM1763931v2, whole genome shotgun sequence genome encodes:
- the LOC6494773 gene encoding methyltransferase-like protein 23, with protein MRFHMKNGSEDNDIVAATATPTATAEHIRKFVFSGGSAGGERLEIKIPELLQGAYSFYTWPCAPVLAHFLWERRQSLAGKRILELGSGTALPGILAAKCRAQVVLTDNCILPKSLAHIRKSCLANQLQPGVDIDVVGLSWGLLLNSVFRLPPLDLIIAADCFYDPSVFEDIVVTVAFLLERNTGAKFIFTYQERSADWSIEALLKKWKLQALPISMDDIGKESGVDVMEFMGGHTIHLLEITRIDSSTINTI; from the exons ATGCGTTTCCACATGAAGAACGGCAGCGAGGACAACGACATTGTGGCAGCCACAGCCACACCTACAGCCACTGCCGAGCACATTCGCAAGTTTGTCTTCAGCGGTGGATCGGCTGGAGGGGAGAGACTTGAGATAAAGATACCTGAA CTGCTTCAGGGAGCATACTCCTTCTATACGTGGCCCTGCGCCCCAGTGCTAGCTCATTTTCTGTGGGAACGCCGCCAGTCTCTTGCTGGAAAGCGCATACTGGAACTAGGTAGTGGCACCGCACTACCCGGAATCCTTGCTGCCAAGTGCCGTGCGCAGGTGGTGCTCACCGACAACTGTATCCTGCCCAAGTCCCTGGCCCATATACGAAAGTCCTGCCTCGCGAATCAGCTGCAGCCCGGCGTAGATATTGATGTGGTGGGCCTTAGTTGGGGTCTGCTGCTTAATAGCGTGTTTCGCCTGCCCCCGCTGGACTTGATTATCGCCGCAGACTGCTTTTACGACCCAAGCGTTTTCGAGGATATTGTAGTAACAGTGGCATTCCTGCTGGAGCGAAACACAGGTGCCAAATTTATATTCACATACCAAGAACGCAGTGCTGACTGGTCTATTGAGGCTTTACTGAAAAAGTGGAAGCTTCAAGCACTTCCAATCAGCATGGACGATATTGGCAAGGAATCGGGCGTAGATGTGATGGAATTCATGGGCGGGCATACGATTCACCTTCTGGAGATTACCCGAATCGATTCATCCACAATAAATACTATATAA
- the LOC6494177 gene encoding inhibitor of nuclear factor kappa-B kinase subunit beta: MDVRRSWGNWKFCGKLGQGGFGAVLHWRHETNGREIATKHIQDVGPLSADQKIKIKERWHKELKWTREFQELSNIVAGVILDIEDPGFLDYLNGLGSMPVIVLEYCNGGDVRKKLNKPENINGLVEFEVREILRSMRVALHFLHSKCLVCHRDLKPDNIVIQKTGNGKNVYKLTDFGLARPAPDKTMLQSVVGTRHYFAPEVVESGVYNMAVDYWSLGIIAYELATGELPFIPHQSPRNILVNLINKPTDCIAITEDVMDPNRFVNQTELPAQHHLTEPFAVELTKWLRIALDRDYKRRGQMATDEVQQAVPVVFASLDRLLQIKVLTIFAMNCCKRLAYAVTDNTTMSSLIHLIERDTGISGNELFVVLPISHPVKQITPRTRPIDLYVPEWCDTSKESRRRNTPPVMLYVVKINESSNYSVQEPIVSPLMKKCNSKKVDSKEGWLSKRLAKDFHYTINHEQDILETFLRGLYEHALSLEDEIISNPCNDNIKDEINVTTYAYNQIQKLRSHVEEEKLISPLNDSAEWDKISEAFKGITDIAASIEGHSQSALRQARNEVKETKDLLKEYSEKDVFNVSRFIRNHSQNGINLNDFRKKILEFAENRSKFYEQGSLLSYSQNIDKLHFYFKRNQKTVPIVKKKFEDIQSDIFKMHVNMLRSASENSRGPMLQPTDAINELSMSSQGPTSLPYDPTTSILIDEANKIMKMLNNMK, translated from the exons ATGGACGTCAGGCGTTCCTGGGGCAATTGGAAGTTTTGTGGGAAATTGGGCCAGGGTGGATTTGGAGCGGTGCTCCACTGGCGGCACGAGACTAATGGCCGGGAGATAG CTACCAAGCATATCCAGGATGTGGGCCCGCTGAGTGCTGATCAAAAGATAAAAATCAAGGAACGGTGGCACAAGGAATTAAAGTGGACGCGGGAGTTTCAGGAGCTTTCGAACATCGTAGCAGGTGTGATCTTGGATATTGAGGATCCCGGTTTTCTGGACTACCTCAATGGTTTAGGCTCGATGCCGGTCATCGTGCTGGAGTACTGCAACGGAGGCGATGTAAGAAAGAAACTCAACAAACCGGAGAACATTAACGGGTTGGTGGAGTTTGAGGTGCGTGAAATTCTTAGATCCATGCGAGTTGCCTTGCATTTCTTGCACTCGAAATGTTTGGTGTGCCATCGTGACTTGAAGCCGGACAACATCGTTATTCAAAAAACGGGGAATGGTAAAAATGTTTACAAGCTCACTGACTTCGGGCTAGCCAGACCGGCTCCCGACAAGACGATGCTCCAAAGCGTAGTCGGTACCCGGCATTATTTTGCACCGGAGGTGGTGGAGTCAGGAGTGTACAACATGGCTGTGGACTATTGGTCTCTGGGCATCATAGCTTACGAATTGGCCACCGGAGAGCTGCCCTTCATACCCCATCAGAGCCCAAGAAATATACTTGTTAATCTGATTAACAAGCCGACTGATTGTATTGCCATTACCGAGGACGTGATGGATCCCAATCGATTTGTTAATCAGACGGAGCTCCCTGCACAACATCATCTGACGGAACCATTCGCCGTGGAGCTTACAAAGTGGCTGCGCATTGCTCTGGACAGGGATTACAAGCGACGCGGCCAAATGGCAACTGATGAAGTACAACAAGCAGTCCCAGTTGTCTTTGCATCTCTCGACCGACTGCTCCAAATCAaggtgctcaccatttttgcCATGAACTGTTGTAAGCGTCTAGCGTATGCGGTTACAGACAACACGACCATGAGCAGTCTGATTCATCTGATTGAAAGAGATACTGGAATTTCTGGGAATGAGTTGTTTGTGGTGTTGCCCATTTCCCATCCAGTGAAGCAAATTACTCCGCGCACAAGGCCAATAGATCTTTACGTACCGGAATGGTGCGACACGAGCAAGGAATCACGCAGGCGTAACACTCCACCAGTTATGCTGTATGTCGTCAAAATTAACGAGTCTAGCAACTACAGCGTGCAGGAGCCAATTGTGTCTCCATTGATGAAGAAATGTAATTCCAAAAAGGTCGATTCGAAGGAAGGATGGTTATCAAAAAGATTGGCCAAAGATTTTCACTACACAATTAATCACGAGCAGGATATCCTGGAAACATTTCTGCGAGGTCTCTATGAGCATGCGCTCTCTCTGGAAGACGAAATTATTTCAAACCCATGTAACGACAACATAAAGGATGAAATCAATGTTACGACATATGCGTACAATCAGATTCAGAAATTGCGTTCTCACGTTGAGGAAGAAAAATTAATCTCACCG CTAAACGATAGTGCAGAGTGGGACAAGATTTCAGAGGCGTTCAAGGGCATTACCGATATTGCAGCATCAATCGAGGGACACTCTCAATCTGCTTTACGTCAAGCCCGAAACGAAGTAAAGGAAACCAAGGACCTGCTCAAAGAGTATAGTGAGAAGGATGTATTTAATGT GTCCAGATTCATAAGAAATCATAGTCAAAATGGGATAAATTTGAACGATTTTAGGAAAAAGATACTTGAGTTTGCTGAAAACAGGTCCAAGTTCTATGAGCAGGGATCGCTGCTGTCGTACTCCCAGAATATCGATAAGCTGCATTTCTATTTTAAACGAAACCAAAAAACCGTCCCAATAGTCAAGAAAAAATTTGAGGATATTCAAAgcgatatttttaaaatgcatgTAAATATGTTAAGATCAGCATCGGAAAATAGTAGGGGACCGATGCTTCAACCGACCGATGCGATAAACGAACTGTCCATGAGTTCCCAAGGGCCTACTTCGCTGCCTTATGACCCAACTACGTCCATTTTGATTGACgaggcaaataaaataatgaagaTGTTGAATAATATGAAATAA